The following coding sequences lie in one Planctomycetia bacterium genomic window:
- a CDS encoding ABC-F family ATP-binding cassette domain-containing protein: MGVLLQVKNAHKSYGDQILLDGADATFYDDVKVGLVGRNGAGKSTLLRVLLDEEELDKGEVTRSSKLQIGYLRQHDPFLPGETALEFLMRDSGKPDWKCGEVAGEFELKGAYLEGPIAKLSGGWQTRVKLAALLLHEPNLLLLDEPTNFLDLRTQILLEHFLRHYKEACLIVSHDRAFLGATCDHTLDLSRGKLTMYPGKIDAFLAYQEEQREHDVRSNAAVSAKRKQLEEFIAKNKARASTATRAASKQKQLEKLDLTDIASDEPTARIRAPLVEPRKGPVLRCKDLAIGYAERKIAAGIDLEIEHGSRAAIVGDNGQGKTTFLRTIVDSLEPLEGEVRWGHATQMGVYAQHVYTSLPEKQTVLDYLEYHAPAGTKTQEILDMAGALLFRGDAVKKKITVLSGGERARLCMASLLLSKHNVLILDEPGNHLDVDTVEALAEALLIYKGTLIFTSHDRHFMKRVATCIIEVRDGRVTNYRGDYEAYLYSVNKEIEDGERELAAKTGKAPPAATKPAGAKSTGDTRAPRRAEREVRKELTALERSIAKLDTEKKNVTAELLKATDQKEALRLHNEAASLTKQLEEAEERWVALSEEIAEE, from the coding sequence ATGGGTGTGTTGTTGCAGGTGAAGAATGCTCATAAGAGCTACGGGGATCAAATCCTGCTCGATGGCGCCGACGCGACTTTCTACGACGACGTCAAGGTCGGGCTCGTCGGCCGCAACGGAGCCGGCAAGAGCACCCTGCTCCGGGTCTTGCTCGACGAAGAAGAGCTCGACAAAGGCGAAGTCACGCGCAGCTCGAAGCTGCAGATCGGCTATCTGCGCCAACACGATCCGTTTCTCCCAGGCGAAACCGCCTTGGAGTTTCTCATGCGCGACAGCGGCAAGCCCGACTGGAAGTGCGGCGAAGTGGCCGGCGAGTTCGAGCTGAAAGGGGCCTATCTCGAAGGCCCGATCGCGAAACTGTCGGGCGGTTGGCAGACGCGCGTGAAGCTCGCCGCTCTGCTGCTGCATGAGCCGAACCTGCTGCTGCTCGACGAACCGACGAACTTCCTCGATCTTCGCACGCAGATCTTGCTCGAGCATTTCCTGCGGCACTACAAGGAAGCGTGCCTCATCGTCTCGCACGATCGCGCCTTTCTCGGCGCCACGTGCGACCACACGCTCGACCTGTCGCGCGGCAAGCTGACGATGTATCCCGGCAAGATCGACGCCTTCCTCGCCTATCAAGAAGAACAGCGCGAACACGATGTGCGCTCCAACGCCGCGGTTTCGGCCAAGCGGAAGCAGCTCGAAGAGTTCATCGCCAAGAACAAGGCCCGCGCCAGCACGGCCACGCGTGCCGCAAGCAAGCAGAAGCAACTCGAGAAGCTCGACCTGACGGATATCGCCTCCGACGAGCCGACCGCGCGGATCCGCGCGCCGCTCGTCGAGCCGCGCAAAGGGCCCGTGCTGCGGTGCAAGGATCTCGCGATCGGTTATGCCGAGCGCAAGATCGCCGCAGGGATCGACCTGGAGATCGAACACGGCTCGCGGGCCGCGATCGTCGGCGACAACGGCCAAGGGAAAACGACCTTCTTGCGCACGATCGTCGATTCGCTCGAGCCGCTCGAAGGGGAAGTCCGTTGGGGTCATGCGACGCAGATGGGTGTCTACGCGCAGCATGTGTACACCAGCCTGCCCGAGAAGCAGACGGTGCTCGACTATCTCGAATATCACGCGCCCGCAGGGACGAAGACGCAAGAGATTCTCGACATGGCCGGCGCGCTCTTGTTCCGCGGCGATGCCGTGAAGAAAAAGATCACGGTCCTTTCCGGAGGGGAGCGGGCCCGACTCTGCATGGCGAGCCTGCTGTTGAGCAAGCACAACGTCTTGATCCTCGACGAACCGGGAAACCATCTCGACGTCGACACCGTGGAAGCGCTGGCCGAAGCGCTGTTGATCTACAAAGGGACGCTGATCTTCACGAGCCACGATCGACACTTCATGAAGCGCGTGGCGACCTGCATCATCGAAGTCCGCGACGGTCGCGTGACGAACTACCGCGGCGATTACGAAGCCTATCTCTACTCGGTGAATAAAGAGATCGAAGACGGCGAGCGCGAACTGGCTGCGAAGACCGGCAAGGCCCCACCGGCGGCGACGAAACCTGCCGGCGCGAAGTCGACGGGCGATACCCGAGCCCCGCGCCGCGCCGAGCGCGAAGTCCGCAAAGAACTGACCGCGCTCGAACGCTCGATCGCGAAGCTCGACACCGAAAAGAAAAACGTCACCGCCGAGCTACTGAAAGCAACCGATCAAAAGGAAGCGCTCCGGCTTCACAACGAAGCGGCTTCGCTCACGAAGCAACTCGAAGAAGCGGAAGAACGCTGGGTGGCGCTGAGCGAGGAGATCGCCGAGGAGTAG